Part of the Streptomyces europaeiscabiei genome is shown below.
CCAGAAGTTGAAGGTGGGGGAGCCCCGCAGCCCCCGCCGCGGCTTGGCCGGGGAGGCCTTCGCCGGGGCGGGGCTGGAGACGCCGTCCTTGGTGATGGTCGACATGTCGTGAGTACCTGTCCGCCGGTCTATCCGAAGAGCTTCTTCAGCTCCTTGTTGACCTTCGCGTCGGCCTTGGTGAGTTCCTTGTCCGGGTCGCCACCCTTGCGGACGGAGTTGGCGAGGACGTCCTCCAGGGCGGTGATGCTCGCCTGGGTCCAGCCGATGTTGTCGAAGTGGCCATAGTCGGTGAAGAGCTTGACGCCCTCAGCGGGCAGACCCGACTTCAGCTTCTCGGCCGACTGCGCGATGGAGGTGCGCGGCGGGATGTGGAAGCCGTAGGAGAGCGCCCAGTCCTCCTGGTACTCCTTCTGGTCGATCCACAGCCACTTCACGTACTCCTTGGTGGCTTCGAGGTTCTTGCTCTTGGCGTTGACGAACATCGACCAACCGCCGTTGTAGACGGAGAGCTTGCCCGCGTCGCCGACCTTCGGGAACGGGAAGATGCCGAGGTCGTCGCCGAGTGCCTCCTGCATCTGCGGCATCGCCCACATGCCACACCACTGCATGGCGGTCAGGCCCTGGTTGAGCGCCGACGGGTCCCAGAAGTCGGTCGGGGCGTCGAGCAGCAGGTCACCGCTGGTGAACAGCTTGCGCAGCTGCTTGAAGCCGTCGACGACCGCGTCCGTGTGGTAGGCGATCTGGTTCTTCTCGTCGAGGTGCTGCGTGCCGGCCGACCAGATCAGCGGGTTGACCATCGAGTGCAGGGTGTTGCCGAGGTAGGCGCCCTTGACCTTGCTGGTGGTCAGCTTGGCGGCGGCTTCGGCCAGCTCTTCCAGCGTCTGCGGGACCTCGACACCGGCCTTCTCGAACAGCGACTTGCGGTAGAAGAAGAACTGCGGGTCGTCGATCATCCGGATGCCGTATATCTTCCCGTCGACCGTGTGCGAGGCGATGTCGGCCGGGTTGAAGTCGTCCTTGACGGGGTTGATCAGGTCGCTCAGGTCCGCGACCTGACCGCTCTCGATCATCTGCAGCTGCGGGTGGAACTCGAAGCAGTCGGGGGCCTTGTCCGTGAGCAGCGAGGCGAAGAGCTTGCTCTCGAAGTTGGAGCCGGTGATCCACTGCGTGGTGACGTTTCCGCCCTTGTAGGCCTTCGCGTACTTCTTGATGGCCTGCTCGGTGCCCGCCTCGCCGTACGCGTGGAAGTACTGCGTGAGACCGGCGCCGGACCCCCCGCCGTTGCTGCGCCCGGTGTTGCTGCCGCATGCGGCCAGACCGCCGGCGGCGGCCAGACCCATGGCGGCCCGCAGTACGGAGCGGCGGTCGAAGTTGCTGTTGCTCATTGCCGACATGCTGACGTCCTTGTCTCGAGTACGGCTGCGGCTCTGTGCCTGAAGTGGCTCTGCGGCTCAGCGCCAGTTGACTCAGTGGCTCAAAGAGGCTTGCGGTGCGGGACGTTAACCTTCGGCTAAGGCTTCGGCAAGGGGTTGGACGAAGTCTGTTCGAAGCGTTGTATTCGGTTCGGTGTTCCGAACGTCCGTGCGGTGCAAAGGGCTTGACGAGGGAGGTGAGGGCCGCCGGGTCAGGGTCCGGCGGCCCTCGGCTCAGGGGTGCTGGTGTAGCCGTTCGCGCCCTTCGGGGCGTCCTCGGTGTCGTACGACGGGCTTGTCCCTTGTGGGGGCGGTGCGTTTGCCCGGCTTCTGCCCGACCGACTGGAGCGCGCCTTCGAGCGCGAACGTCGCCGCGCCCAGGCACGCCGGGTCCGTGGGGATCAGGGAGAGCACGACCTCGGTGGCTGCCATCGGACGCGGCAGCGCGTGCCGGGCGACGGCCTCGCGCACCTCCGTGACCAGGGGCTCGCCCAGGGCGGCCGCGACCCAGCTGCTGAGCACGACCACCTCGGGATTGAACAGATTGACCAGGTCGGCGATGCCCGCACCCAGGTAGCGTGCGGTGTCACGCACCACCTTGACCGCCACCGGGTCCCGCCGGGCCACCCCTTGCGCGAGCGCCGCGATGGTGGCGGTCTGGTCCTCGGGATGGAGCAACGTGCTGCGCGGACTCAGCTCCCGGAGGTTCAGCATGATCCCGGGAGCGCCCACATACGTCTCCACGCACCCGTGGTTGCCGCAGTGGCACAGCCGGCCGTCCAGCACGATCGTGGTGTGGCCCCACTCCCCGGCGCTGTTGCTCACCCCCCGGTGCAGCCCGCCGCCCAGGACGAGCCCGGCTCCCACACCGGTCCCGAGGTTGACGATCACGGCGTCCCCGCGCCCCCGCGCGGCCCCGAACCACAGCTCGGCCACCGCGACCGCGCGCAGCGGGTTGTCCAGGTACAGGGGATAGGCGATGTGCTCGGTCAGCAGGTCGAGCAGCGGCACGTCGTGCCAGTCCCAGTTGGGCGCGTACTCCGAGATGCCGGTGGCGCGGTCCACCTGCCCCGGCACGCTCACCCCGACGCCCAGCACCCGGGCGCCCTCGATACCGGCCTGCGCGACCACCGAGCCGACGGCGGCGGCGACATGCCCCACCATCTGCTCGGGCAGACTCTCGCCGGCGCGGACATCCTCCTCTGCACGGGCCAGGACGTTCAGCGCCAGGTCGAACAGCTCGACATGGACGTACGTCTCCGCGATGTCGACGCCGATCAACGCGCCCCCCGACGCGTTGACGGCGACCAGTCCGCGGGGGCGGCCCCCGGCCGAGTCCTCGAACCCGACCTCGGTGATCATGCGGAGGTCGAGCAGCTCTCCGACGAGCGTGGCGACCGTGGCCAGGCTCAGCCCGGTGGCCGCCGCCAGCTCCTGCCGGGAGGTGGGAGACTTGGCGATGATCTGCCGCAGCACCTCGTAGCGGTTCGCGGTGCGGATGTCGCGTGAGGTGCGCTTCACCGACGACATGATCCCCTCGATCCCTCCAGGCCATGACGAGGCCTGTTGCCCCGGCGCCGCGCCAGGCTATGGCGCGGAGGGACTTTCGACAAGGGGTTAGGAAAGGGGGTTTACGAAGTCTCCCGGTGACCCCGCGCCCCGTGGCCGGAGACCGACCGTGGGGCGAGTCGACAGGTGGGGGCCGTGCGGGCCGACCGGCCTCATGCGCCGAGCGCGTCCCGTACGAAGGTGTTGCGG
Proteins encoded:
- a CDS encoding ABC transporter substrate-binding protein, with the protein product MSAMSNSNFDRRSVLRAAMGLAAAGGLAACGSNTGRSNGGGSGAGLTQYFHAYGEAGTEQAIKKYAKAYKGGNVTTQWITGSNFESKLFASLLTDKAPDCFEFHPQLQMIESGQVADLSDLINPVKDDFNPADIASHTVDGKIYGIRMIDDPQFFFYRKSLFEKAGVEVPQTLEELAEAAAKLTTSKVKGAYLGNTLHSMVNPLIWSAGTQHLDEKNQIAYHTDAVVDGFKQLRKLFTSGDLLLDAPTDFWDPSALNQGLTAMQWCGMWAMPQMQEALGDDLGIFPFPKVGDAGKLSVYNGGWSMFVNAKSKNLEATKEYVKWLWIDQKEYQEDWALSYGFHIPPRTSIAQSAEKLKSGLPAEGVKLFTDYGHFDNIGWTQASITALEDVLANSVRKGGDPDKELTKADAKVNKELKKLFG
- a CDS encoding ROK family transcriptional regulator — protein: MSSVKRTSRDIRTANRYEVLRQIIAKSPTSRQELAAATGLSLATVATLVGELLDLRMITEVGFEDSAGGRPRGLVAVNASGGALIGVDIAETYVHVELFDLALNVLARAEEDVRAGESLPEQMVGHVAAAVGSVVAQAGIEGARVLGVGVSVPGQVDRATGISEYAPNWDWHDVPLLDLLTEHIAYPLYLDNPLRAVAVAELWFGAARGRGDAVIVNLGTGVGAGLVLGGGLHRGVSNSAGEWGHTTIVLDGRLCHCGNHGCVETYVGAPGIMLNLRELSPRSTLLHPEDQTATIAALAQGVARRDPVAVKVVRDTARYLGAGIADLVNLFNPEVVVLSSWVAAALGEPLVTEVREAVARHALPRPMAATEVVLSLIPTDPACLGAATFALEGALQSVGQKPGKRTAPTRDKPVVRHRGRPEGRERLHQHP